A single region of the Streptomyces sp. AM 4-1-1 genome encodes:
- a CDS encoding dipeptide ABC transporter ATP-binding protein — MSTTDPLLDVSGLSKHFPIMGGFPIRRKVGAVQAVDGLDFGIGHGESLGLVGESGCGKSTTGRLVTRLLEPTGGRISYRGKDITHASRRELAPVRSEIQMIFQDPYASLNPRQTVGKIISSPMEVNDIRPTGGREARVRELLETVGLNPEHYNRFPHEFSGGQRQRIGVARALALEPKLIVADEPVSALDVSIQAQVVNLLQNLQRELGIAFLFIAHDLAVVRHFSQRVAVMYLGRIVEIADRADLYGNPRHPYTRALLSAVPEATADDAPARERIRLTGDVPSPIDPPSGCRFRTRCWKATEKCATDTPPLVVVEGSNAGHLTACHHPEPSTLGSAAAPARTGGTGPASPAEGPPSLSKATAAAEGARTPDDPKAGA; from the coding sequence ATGAGCACGACCGACCCCCTCCTGGACGTCTCCGGACTCAGCAAGCACTTCCCGATCATGGGCGGCTTCCCGATCAGACGGAAGGTCGGCGCGGTCCAGGCCGTCGACGGCCTGGACTTCGGCATCGGCCACGGCGAGAGCCTGGGCCTGGTGGGCGAGTCGGGCTGCGGGAAGTCCACCACGGGCCGGCTGGTCACCCGGCTGCTGGAGCCGACCGGGGGCCGGATCTCCTACCGGGGCAAGGACATCACCCACGCCTCGCGCCGGGAGCTGGCACCGGTCAGGTCCGAGATCCAGATGATCTTCCAGGACCCGTACGCCTCGCTGAACCCCCGGCAGACCGTCGGCAAGATCATCTCCAGCCCGATGGAGGTCAACGACATCCGGCCGACGGGCGGCCGGGAGGCGCGGGTCCGGGAGCTCCTGGAGACCGTCGGGCTCAACCCGGAGCACTACAACCGCTTCCCGCACGAGTTCTCCGGCGGCCAGCGGCAGCGCATCGGGGTGGCCCGCGCGCTGGCCCTGGAGCCGAAGCTGATCGTGGCCGACGAGCCGGTCTCCGCGCTCGACGTGTCGATCCAGGCGCAGGTGGTGAACCTGCTCCAGAACCTCCAGAGGGAACTCGGCATCGCGTTCCTCTTCATCGCCCACGACCTGGCCGTCGTGCGGCACTTCTCGCAGCGCGTCGCGGTGATGTACCTCGGACGGATCGTGGAGATCGCCGACCGCGCGGACCTGTACGGCAATCCGCGCCACCCGTACACCAGGGCGCTGCTCTCCGCCGTGCCCGAGGCGACCGCCGACGACGCGCCGGCCCGCGAGCGCATCCGGCTCACCGGCGACGTGCCGTCCCCGATCGACCCGCCGTCGGGCTGCCGCTTCCGTACCCGCTGCTGGAAGGCGACGGAGAAGTGCGCCACCGACACCCCGCCGCTGGTCGTGGTGGAGGGCAGCAACGCCGGGCACCTGACGGCCTGTCACCACCCGGAGCCGAGCACGCTCGGGTCCGCCGCCGCACCGGCCCGTACCGGCGGGACGGGCCCCGCGTCCCCCGCCGAGGGGCCCCCTTCCCTGTCGAAGGCCACCGCGGCCGCCGAAGGGGCGAGGACCCCCGACGACCCGAAGGCCGGGGCCTGA
- a CDS encoding ABC transporter permease — protein sequence MGRYVARRLLQMIPVFIGTTLLIFLMVYTLPGDPVRGLFGDKGADPATLAAMRHKLGLDQPLLVQYWDYMKGIVLHGDFGTQIASGRPVTDVLSDAFPVTLRLAGMAFLIEIILGIGLGMIAGLRAGRLADNVVLIITLLIISIPVFVLAHIVKSVFADQLGWIAPNVSADATWGELVTPAIVLGSLSLAYVARLTRTTMAENLRADYMRTAVAKGLPRRRIVGVHLMRNSLIPVITFLGTDLGALMGGAVVTEGVFNVKGVGGTIFESITRREGTTLVGLVTILVLVYLFMSLLVDLLYAVLDPRIRYA from the coding sequence ATGGGGCGTTATGTCGCACGACGACTGCTCCAGATGATCCCGGTCTTCATCGGGACGACTCTGCTGATCTTCCTGATGGTCTACACACTGCCCGGTGATCCCGTGCGGGGACTCTTCGGGGACAAGGGCGCGGACCCCGCGACCCTCGCCGCGATGCGGCACAAGCTCGGCCTGGACCAGCCGCTTCTGGTGCAGTACTGGGACTACATGAAGGGCATCGTGCTGCACGGTGACTTCGGTACCCAGATAGCCAGCGGCCGGCCGGTCACCGACGTGCTGAGCGACGCCTTCCCCGTCACGCTGCGACTGGCCGGAATGGCCTTCCTCATCGAGATCATCCTCGGCATCGGCCTGGGCATGATCGCCGGTCTGCGCGCCGGGCGCCTCGCCGACAACGTCGTCCTGATCATCACACTGCTGATCATCTCGATCCCGGTCTTCGTGCTCGCCCACATCGTGAAGTCCGTCTTCGCCGACCAGCTCGGCTGGATCGCGCCGAACGTCTCGGCCGACGCCACCTGGGGGGAGTTGGTGACGCCTGCGATTGTGCTGGGCTCGCTCTCCCTGGCCTACGTGGCGAGACTGACGCGTACGACCATGGCGGAGAACCTGCGCGCGGACTACATGCGGACGGCCGTCGCCAAGGGGCTTCCCCGGCGCCGCATCGTCGGTGTGCACCTCATGCGCAACTCGCTGATCCCCGTGATCACCTTCCTCGGTACCGACCTGGGCGCCCTGATGGGCGGCGCGGTCGTCACCGAGGGTGTCTTCAACGTGAAGGGCGTCGGCGGCACCATCTTCGAGTCGATCACCCGGCGCGAAGGCACCACGCTGGTCGGACTCGTCACCATCCTGGTGCTCGTCTACCTCTTCATGAGCCTGCTCGTCGACCTGCTGTACGCGGTCCTGGACCCGAGGATCCGGTATGCCTGA
- a CDS encoding ABC transporter permease: protein MPELTKTASAPDDAKAPIAEPAGIKAEKARSLWGDAWADLRRNPYFIVSAILITILVVISVFPGLFTSASPTTGDLSHHFLTKPELGKVGSPEWLGYDGQGRSVYARVIYGTRASIIVGICVTLLVTVFGGLVGMIGGYFGGWVDALLSGFTNIFLGLPFLLGAMVVLQAFTERTVWVVVMALAFLGWTQIARVMRGAVITIKQSDYVQAARALGAGTNRILFKHILPNAMAPVIVVATISLGVYISAEATLSYLGLGLASPTISWGIDISTGSNQIRVAQHILLYPSIMLSITVLAFIMLGEAVRNALDPKTR, encoded by the coding sequence ATGCCTGAGCTGACCAAGACCGCCTCCGCGCCCGACGACGCCAAGGCACCCATCGCGGAACCGGCGGGGATCAAGGCCGAGAAGGCGCGCAGCCTCTGGGGCGACGCCTGGGCCGACCTGCGCCGCAACCCGTACTTCATCGTGTCGGCGATCCTCATCACCATCCTCGTGGTGATCTCGGTCTTCCCCGGCCTGTTCACCAGCGCCTCGCCCACCACCGGCGACCTGAGCCACCACTTCCTGACCAAGCCCGAACTGGGCAAGGTCGGTTCGCCGGAATGGCTCGGTTACGACGGGCAGGGACGCAGCGTCTACGCCCGCGTCATCTACGGCACCCGCGCCTCGATCATCGTCGGCATCTGCGTCACCCTGCTGGTGACCGTGTTCGGCGGCCTGGTCGGCATGATCGGCGGCTACTTCGGCGGCTGGGTCGACGCCCTGCTGTCCGGCTTCACCAACATCTTCCTCGGCCTGCCGTTCCTGCTCGGCGCCATGGTCGTCCTCCAGGCGTTCACCGAGCGCACGGTCTGGGTCGTCGTGATGGCACTGGCCTTCCTCGGCTGGACGCAGATCGCGCGAGTCATGCGCGGCGCGGTGATCACCATCAAGCAGTCGGACTACGTCCAGGCCGCCAGAGCGCTGGGCGCGGGCACGAACCGCATCCTGTTCAAGCACATCCTGCCGAACGCCATGGCCCCGGTCATCGTCGTCGCGACCATCTCGCTCGGTGTCTACATCTCGGCCGAGGCGACCCTGTCGTACCTCGGGCTGGGCCTCGCCTCCCCGACCATCTCGTGGGGCATCGACATCTCCACCGGCTCGAACCAGATCCGAGTCGCACAGCACATCCTGCTGTACCCGTCGATCATGCTCAGCATCACCGTTCTGGCGTTCATCATGCTCGGCGAAGCCGTCCGCAACGCCCTCGACCCGAAGACGCGATAA
- a CDS encoding ABC transporter permease, which yields MLRFLLRRTVGAAVILLIISALVFVLFYAAPRDPARVACGKVCTPETLALVRQNLGIADPIPVQYWHWLQGLFVGREYASYGHCPAPCLGYSFINREPVFGTIVDRFPTTLSLSVGSAAVFVLFGVGTGMLAAVKQGKWLDKLASSASLVGSSLQIYIVGVVAMYFLTDQLHLLDRPTYTPFTENPAAWFSGLLLPWLVLSIIFTANYTRMARSQLVETLSEDYVRTARAKGLSQRTVFFRFAWRGAMGPIVTIFGLDLGVLLGGAIITEKTFSLQGIGALSIKAVSTNDLPTLLGVMMVAATAIVVLNIVVDAVYALIDPRVRLA from the coding sequence ATGCTCCGCTTCCTCCTGCGCCGTACCGTCGGCGCCGCGGTCATCCTGCTGATCATCAGCGCCCTCGTCTTCGTCCTCTTCTACGCCGCCCCGCGCGACCCCGCCCGGGTCGCCTGCGGCAAGGTCTGCACCCCCGAGACGCTGGCGCTGGTCCGGCAGAATCTCGGCATCGCCGATCCGATCCCGGTGCAGTACTGGCACTGGCTGCAGGGGCTGTTCGTCGGCCGCGAGTACGCGTCGTACGGGCACTGCCCGGCGCCGTGCCTGGGGTATTCGTTCATCAACCGGGAGCCGGTCTTCGGCACCATCGTCGACCGCTTCCCGACCACCCTCTCGCTCTCGGTGGGCAGCGCGGCCGTCTTCGTCCTGTTCGGCGTCGGCACCGGCATGCTGGCCGCCGTCAAGCAGGGCAAGTGGCTCGACAAGCTCGCGTCGTCCGCGTCGCTGGTCGGCTCCTCGCTCCAGATCTACATCGTCGGCGTGGTCGCCATGTACTTCCTGACCGACCAGCTGCACCTGCTGGACCGGCCCACGTACACGCCGTTCACCGAGAACCCGGCCGCCTGGTTCTCCGGGCTGCTGCTTCCGTGGCTGGTGCTCTCCATCATCTTCACCGCCAACTACACCCGCATGGCGCGTTCCCAGTTGGTGGAGACCCTCAGTGAGGACTACGTCCGCACGGCCCGCGCCAAGGGGCTGTCCCAACGGACGGTCTTCTTCCGGTTCGCCTGGCGGGGCGCCATGGGCCCGATCGTCACGATCTTCGGCCTCGACCTCGGGGTGCTGCTCGGCGGCGCGATCATCACCGAGAAGACGTTCAGCCTCCAGGGCATCGGGGCGCTCTCGATCAAGGCCGTCTCCACCAACGACCTGCCGACCCTGCTCGGCGTGATGATGGTGGCGGCGACCGCGATCGTGGTCCTCAACATCGTCGTCGATGCCGTGTACGCCCTCATCGACCCCCGTGTCCGCCTCGCCTAG
- a CDS encoding dipeptide ABC transporter ATP-binding protein, which produces MADSPKKKAAGSESVDATPNVTEVGTVNAATEDEAVAAIEAPVSHGEPILQVRNLVKHFPLTQGILFKKQVGAVKAVDGISFDLYQGETLGIVGESGCGKSTVAKLLMTLERATAGEVFFKGQDITKLSGRALKAVRRNIQMVFQDPYTSLNPRMTVGDIIGETFQIHPEVAPKGDRRRKVQELLDVVGLNPEYINRYPHQFSGGQRQRIGIARGLALNPEIIICDEPVSALDVSVQAQVINLMEKLQDEFNLSYLFIAHDLSIVRHISDRVGVMYLGKMAEIGTDTQIYDHPTHPYTQALLSAVPVPDPDAREGRERIILSGDVPSPANPPSGCRFRTRCWKAQDKCATEVPLLAIPERFKGEETQAAHESACHFAEEKAVLVG; this is translated from the coding sequence ATGGCTGACAGCCCGAAGAAGAAGGCGGCCGGGTCGGAGTCCGTGGACGCCACCCCCAACGTCACCGAGGTCGGCACGGTCAACGCCGCCACCGAGGACGAGGCGGTCGCCGCCATCGAGGCCCCGGTCTCGCACGGCGAGCCGATCCTCCAGGTGCGCAACCTGGTCAAGCACTTCCCGCTGACCCAGGGCATCCTCTTCAAGAAGCAGGTCGGCGCGGTCAAGGCGGTCGACGGGATCTCCTTCGACCTGTACCAGGGCGAGACCCTGGGCATCGTGGGCGAGTCCGGCTGCGGGAAGTCCACGGTCGCCAAGCTGCTGATGACCCTGGAGCGGGCCACCGCGGGCGAGGTCTTCTTCAAGGGCCAGGACATCACCAAGCTGTCCGGCCGCGCCCTGAAGGCCGTGCGCCGCAACATCCAGATGGTGTTCCAGGACCCGTACACCTCGCTCAACCCGAGGATGACGGTCGGCGACATCATCGGCGAGACCTTCCAGATCCACCCCGAGGTGGCCCCGAAGGGCGACCGGCGCCGCAAGGTGCAGGAGCTGCTGGACGTCGTCGGGCTCAACCCGGAGTACATCAACCGCTACCCGCACCAGTTCTCCGGCGGTCAGCGCCAGCGCATCGGCATCGCCCGCGGCCTCGCGCTCAACCCGGAGATCATCATCTGCGACGAGCCGGTCTCCGCGCTCGACGTGTCGGTGCAGGCGCAGGTCATCAACCTGATGGAGAAGCTCCAGGACGAGTTCAACCTCTCCTACCTCTTCATCGCGCACGACCTGTCGATCGTCCGGCACATCTCGGACCGGGTCGGGGTCATGTACCTCGGCAAGATGGCCGAGATCGGCACGGACACGCAGATCTACGACCACCCGACGCACCCGTACACCCAGGCGCTGCTGTCGGCGGTCCCGGTGCCGGACCCGGACGCCCGGGAGGGCCGCGAGCGGATCATCCTCTCCGGTGACGTCCCCTCGCCCGCCAACCCGCCGTCGGGCTGCCGCTTCCGCACCCGCTGCTGGAAGGCCCAGGACAAGTGCGCGACGGAGGTGCCGCTGCTGGCGATCCCGGAGCGCTTCAAGGGTGAGGAGACCCAGGCGGCGCACGAGTCGGCCTGCCACTTCGCGGAGGAGAAGGCCGTACTGGTCGGCTGA
- a CDS encoding ABC transporter substrate-binding protein, whose amino-acid sequence MSLSRRNFVIATSLAAGGSIVLSACSSGDAGGSGGKSGTPEAGATKYTGSTVTIGTKADSTGPAPEIPGAKKGGTIYGVSEDDFSHLDPQRIYFAFNSSAALLFARCLTGYRIDDKGALTLVGDLATDTGTASPDNKSWTFTLKDGLKWQDGSELTVEDVRHGIERAWAPFITEGAAYVQQALTGKGDWRKGYEGPYGGKHLEQIVTDKAKKTITFNLKEARPDFNFTLAMHSYAATPLKLDTKEKYDKQPVSCGPYIVKHRSIDKSMTLTRNKHWDPATDSIRNAYPDTFEFEFGPSSLESADRFIADQGKDQQMVSIYKAVPAERIQKVLTDPELKKRSFNGLLTGTYYYAINCRRITDVQVRKALNIAWPLEQIRKIYGGPSAGDYATTLLSPDILGREKFDLYGKLKTPQGDPEAAKAILEKAGKAGQKIVYTYPQSPTYDKTAVVVENALKKAGFTPVMKPVDSTSYYDQIQQTDNSFDVMWFGWSPDWPTAYTMIQPLLDSASIGNGQNNVSQAKVDWIDAAIKENVVISDQQKAGAAWTALDKRIMDEVVPIIPETYQRRFYQFGSKVGGAMMDPLFSATLLYRTYVKA is encoded by the coding sequence ATGTCTCTCTCCCGCAGAAACTTCGTCATCGCCACATCCCTCGCGGCGGGCGGCTCCATCGTTCTCTCCGCGTGCAGCAGTGGTGACGCGGGCGGGAGCGGGGGCAAGAGCGGCACCCCGGAAGCGGGCGCCACCAAGTACACCGGCTCGACCGTCACGATCGGCACCAAGGCCGACTCGACCGGTCCGGCCCCCGAGATCCCGGGCGCCAAGAAGGGCGGCACGATCTACGGCGTCTCCGAGGACGACTTCTCGCACCTGGACCCGCAGCGCATCTACTTCGCGTTCAACTCCAGCGCCGCGCTCCTCTTCGCACGCTGCCTCACCGGTTACCGGATCGACGACAAGGGCGCCCTGACCCTCGTCGGCGACCTCGCCACCGACACCGGCACCGCGTCCCCCGACAACAAGTCCTGGACCTTCACGCTGAAGGACGGGCTGAAGTGGCAGGACGGCAGCGAGCTGACCGTCGAGGACGTGCGCCACGGCATCGAGCGCGCGTGGGCCCCGTTCATCACCGAGGGGGCGGCCTACGTCCAGCAGGCGCTGACCGGCAAGGGCGACTGGCGCAAGGGCTACGAGGGCCCGTACGGCGGCAAGCACCTGGAGCAGATCGTCACCGACAAGGCCAAGAAGACGATCACCTTCAACCTGAAGGAGGCCCGCCCGGACTTCAACTTCACGCTGGCCATGCACTCGTACGCCGCCACGCCACTGAAGCTGGACACCAAGGAGAAGTACGACAAGCAGCCGGTCTCCTGCGGCCCGTACATCGTCAAGCACCGCTCCATCGACAAGTCGATGACGCTGACGCGCAACAAGCACTGGGACCCGGCGACCGACTCGATCCGCAACGCCTACCCGGACACCTTCGAGTTCGAGTTCGGCCCCTCCTCGCTGGAGTCCGCGGACCGGTTCATCGCGGACCAGGGCAAGGACCAGCAGATGGTCTCCATCTACAAGGCCGTCCCCGCCGAGCGCATCCAGAAGGTGCTCACGGACCCGGAGCTGAAGAAGCGCAGCTTCAACGGCCTGCTCACCGGCACGTACTACTACGCCATCAACTGCCGCCGGATCACCGACGTCCAGGTGCGCAAGGCGCTCAACATCGCCTGGCCGCTGGAGCAGATCCGCAAGATCTACGGCGGCCCCTCCGCCGGTGACTACGCCACCACGCTCCTCAGCCCCGACATCCTGGGCCGGGAGAAGTTCGACCTCTACGGCAAGCTGAAGACGCCGCAGGGCGACCCGGAGGCGGCCAAGGCGATCCTGGAGAAGGCCGGCAAGGCCGGCCAGAAGATCGTCTACACGTACCCGCAGAGCCCGACGTACGACAAGACGGCCGTCGTCGTCGAGAACGCGCTGAAGAAGGCCGGCTTCACGCCCGTCATGAAGCCCGTCGACTCGACGTCGTACTACGACCAGATCCAGCAGACCGACAACAGCTTCGACGTCATGTGGTTCGGCTGGTCGCCGGACTGGCCGACCGCCTACACGATGATCCAGCCGCTCCTGGACAGCGCCTCCATCGGCAACGGGCAGAACAACGTCTCCCAGGCCAAGGTCGACTGGATCGACGCCGCCATCAAGGAGAACGTCGTCATCTCCGACCAGCAGAAGGCCGGCGCCGCCTGGACCGCCCTGGACAAGCGGATCATGGACGAGGTCGTCCCGATCATCCCGGAGACGTACCAGCGCCGCTTCTACCAGTTCGGCTCCAAGGTCGGCGGCGCCATGATGGACCCGCTGTTCTCGGCCACCCTGCTCTACAGGACGTACGTCAAGGCCTGA
- a CDS encoding ABC transporter ATP-binding protein, whose protein sequence is MTTIDKTAEVPSARSGDDHVGPLLEVRDLHVEFHTRDGVAKAVNGVNYSVGAGETLAVLGESGSGKSVTAQAIMGILDMPPGRIPQGEIFFRGQDMLKMSYEERRQIRGRKIAMIFQDALSSLNPVLTVGYQLGEMYRVHQGLSKKDAREKAIDLMDQVKIPAARARIGDYPHQFSGGMRQRIMIAMALALEPDLIIADEPTTALDVTVQAQVMDLLAELQREYNMGLILITHDLGVVADVADKIAVMYAGRIVETAPVHEIYKRPAHPYTKGLLASIPRLDQKGQELFAIKGLPPNLLHVPPGCAFNPRCTMAQDICRTDIPPLYPVTERDGSELAGRHSACHFWKETLHG, encoded by the coding sequence GTGACCACCATCGACAAGACCGCCGAAGTCCCGTCCGCACGTTCGGGTGACGACCACGTCGGCCCACTGCTCGAAGTCCGTGACCTCCATGTGGAGTTCCACACCCGCGACGGTGTGGCCAAGGCGGTCAACGGTGTCAACTACAGCGTGGGCGCCGGCGAGACGCTCGCCGTGCTCGGCGAGTCCGGCTCCGGCAAGTCCGTGACGGCCCAGGCCATCATGGGCATCCTCGACATGCCCCCCGGCAGGATTCCGCAGGGCGAGATCTTCTTCCGCGGCCAGGACATGCTGAAGATGAGCTACGAGGAGCGCCGGCAGATCCGCGGCCGGAAGATCGCGATGATCTTCCAGGACGCGCTCTCCTCGCTGAACCCCGTCCTCACCGTCGGCTACCAGCTCGGCGAGATGTACCGCGTCCACCAGGGCCTGTCCAAGAAGGACGCCAGGGAAAAGGCCATCGACCTGATGGACCAGGTCAAGATCCCGGCCGCCAGGGCCCGCATCGGGGACTACCCCCACCAGTTCTCCGGCGGTATGCGCCAGCGCATCATGATCGCCATGGCGCTGGCCCTGGAGCCGGACCTGATCATCGCGGACGAGCCGACCACCGCGCTCGACGTGACCGTCCAGGCCCAGGTGATGGACCTGCTCGCGGAACTCCAGCGCGAGTACAACATGGGCCTGATCCTGATCACCCACGACCTGGGTGTGGTGGCCGACGTCGCCGACAAGATCGCCGTGATGTACGCGGGCCGTATCGTCGAGACCGCGCCGGTCCACGAGATCTACAAGCGCCCCGCGCACCCGTACACCAAGGGCCTGCTCGCCTCGATCCCGCGCCTGGACCAGAAGGGCCAGGAGCTGTTCGCGATCAAGGGACTGCCGCCCAACCTGCTCCACGTGCCGCCGGGCTGCGCCTTCAACCCGCGCTGCACGATGGCGCAGGACATCTGCCGCACGGACATTCCGCCGCTGTACCCGGTGACGGAGCGGGACGGCAGCGAACTGGCCGGCCGTCACAGCGCCTGCCACTTCTGGAAGGAGACGCTCCATGGCTGA
- a CDS encoding ABC transporter ATP-binding protein, whose product MSTPFLSVRDLRVHFSTEDGMVKAVDGLSFDLERGRTLGIVGESGSGKSVTNLAILGLHHPEHTAIGGEIELDGQSLLTATERQLERLRGNRMAMIFQDALASLSPYHTIGRQIGEVFRKHTGASRKESRARAVEMLTRVGIPQPGLRVDDYPHQFSGGMRQRAMIAMALVCDPALLIADEPTTALDVTVQAQIMDLLKDLQQETGTSIIFVTHDLGVIADIADDVLVMYGGRCVERGTKQQVLRSPQHPYTWGLLGSMPSLEGPVDIPLSPIPGTPPSLLNPPTGCRFHPRCTFTEQVMGGRCSTDRPPLELVDDRGAACHLTAGQRAELFAGIAGSRSN is encoded by the coding sequence ATGAGCACCCCCTTCCTCTCCGTACGCGATCTGCGCGTCCACTTCTCCACCGAGGACGGCATGGTCAAGGCCGTCGACGGCCTCTCCTTCGACCTGGAGCGGGGCAGGACCCTCGGTATCGTCGGCGAGTCCGGCTCCGGGAAGTCCGTCACCAACCTCGCGATCCTCGGCCTCCACCACCCCGAACACACCGCGATCGGCGGGGAGATCGAGCTGGACGGACAGAGCCTGCTGACCGCGACCGAGCGTCAGCTGGAACGGCTGCGCGGCAACAGGATGGCCATGATCTTCCAGGACGCCCTGGCCTCCCTCTCGCCGTACCACACCATCGGCCGGCAGATCGGCGAGGTGTTCCGCAAGCACACCGGCGCCTCCAGGAAGGAGTCCAGGGCGCGGGCCGTGGAGATGCTGACCAGGGTCGGCATCCCGCAGCCGGGGCTGCGGGTCGACGACTATCCGCACCAGTTCTCCGGCGGAATGCGCCAGCGGGCGATGATCGCCATGGCGCTGGTCTGCGACCCGGCGCTGCTGATCGCGGACGAGCCGACGACCGCGCTGGACGTCACCGTGCAGGCCCAGATCATGGACCTGCTCAAGGACCTCCAGCAGGAGACCGGCACCTCGATCATCTTCGTCACCCACGACCTGGGCGTCATCGCCGACATCGCGGACGACGTGCTCGTGATGTACGGCGGGCGGTGTGTGGAGCGCGGCACCAAGCAGCAGGTCCTGCGGTCGCCCCAGCACCCCTACACCTGGGGGCTGCTGGGGTCCATGCCGTCGCTGGAGGGACCGGTCGACATACCGCTGTCACCGATCCCCGGTACCCCGCCCAGCTTGCTGAACCCGCCGACCGGCTGCCGGTTCCACCCCCGGTGCACCTTCACCGAACAGGTCATGGGCGGGCGCTGCTCGACCGACCGGCCGCCGCTGGAGCTGGTGGACGACCGGGGGGCGGCCTGCCACCTCACCGCCGGACAGCGCGCCGAGCTCTTCGCCGGTATCGCCGGCAGCCGGTCCAACTGA
- a CDS encoding ABC transporter permease, giving the protein MTQSTPHAAAPFEVVEADVPALPDISAPKGGEGRSPGRLAWRRFKRDRTGVLSAYVVLFFFAVALCAPLISKLYGKDPYTTYGQDSDGLLNDFGFPIKPNGGISGDFWFGIEPQLGRDLFTFLIYGIRNSLFIAGVTAVLVTVLGIVIGITAGYLGGKTDYFIGRIIDILLAFPSTLFFIAFWPVLISILVSPEEATPLWLTITSLILVMTAFGWASIARLLRGEVLALREREFVEAAKVTGASPARIIFKELLPNLWTPILIQATLALPMFVTAEAGLAFLGVGLTQKTPDWGVMLQRGADVYQDDITFMLFPGLTMVIFVLAFNLLGDSIRDALDPKTKR; this is encoded by the coding sequence ATGACGCAATCAACTCCCCATGCGGCTGCCCCGTTCGAGGTGGTCGAAGCGGACGTACCCGCACTGCCGGACATCTCGGCGCCCAAGGGCGGCGAGGGCCGCTCCCCGGGCAGGCTCGCCTGGCGGCGGTTCAAGCGCGACCGCACCGGGGTCCTCTCGGCCTACGTGGTCCTCTTCTTCTTCGCCGTGGCACTCTGCGCGCCACTGATCTCCAAGCTGTACGGCAAGGACCCGTACACGACGTACGGGCAGGACTCCGACGGCCTGCTCAACGACTTCGGGTTCCCGATCAAGCCCAACGGCGGTATCAGCGGCGACTTCTGGTTCGGCATCGAGCCCCAGCTGGGCCGCGACCTCTTCACCTTCCTGATCTACGGCATCCGCAACTCGCTGTTCATCGCGGGCGTCACCGCGGTCCTGGTGACCGTGCTCGGCATCGTCATCGGCATCACGGCCGGCTACCTCGGCGGGAAGACGGACTACTTCATCGGCCGGATCATCGACATCCTGCTGGCCTTCCCGTCCACGCTGTTCTTCATCGCGTTCTGGCCGGTGCTGATCTCGATCCTGGTCTCCCCCGAGGAGGCCACCCCGCTGTGGCTCACGATCACCAGCCTCATCCTCGTGATGACCGCCTTCGGCTGGGCGTCCATCGCGCGTCTGCTGCGCGGCGAGGTACTGGCCCTGCGGGAGCGGGAGTTCGTCGAGGCCGCGAAGGTGACGGGCGCCTCGCCGGCCCGGATCATCTTCAAGGAGCTGCTGCCCAACCTGTGGACGCCGATCCTCATCCAGGCGACCCTCGCGCTCCCCATGTTCGTGACGGCCGAGGCCGGACTCGCCTTCCTGGGCGTCGGACTGACCCAGAAGACGCCCGACTGGGGCGTGATGCTGCAACGCGGCGCCGACGTCTACCAGGACGACATCACCTTCATGCTCTTCCCCGGCCTGACCATGGTGATCTTCGTCCTCGCGTTCAACCTCCTCGGCGACTCGATCCGCGACGCGCTCGACCCGAAGACCAAGCGCTGA